The proteins below come from a single Serratia ficaria genomic window:
- the ptrA gene encoding pitrilysin — protein sequence MRRQLARLTGLVLLAMCWAPLSWAAQGWQPLAEKINKSEQDPRHYQAIKLANGMTVLLVSDALAPKSLAALALPVGSLEDPNSQLGLAHYLEHMVLMGSKRYPQPENLSEFLKKHGGSHNASTASYRTAFYLEVENDALEPAVDRMADAIAEPLLEPGNADRERNAVNAELTMARSRDGMRMAQVGAETLNPAHPSARFSGGNLDTLKDKPGSKLHDELTDFYKRYYSANLMMGVLYGNQSLPQLAEIAAKTFGRVANHDASVPPITVPAVTPEQQGIIIHYVPAQPRKQLKVEFRIDNNSAAFRSKTDTYIGYLIGNRSKNTLSDWLQQQGLADAINAGADPMVDRNGGVFSISVSLTDKGLARRDDVVAAIFNYLKMLRSEGIKQSYFDEISHVLNLDFRYPSITRDMDYIEWLVDTMLRVPVEHTLDAPYLADRYDAKAIAERLDAMTPQNARVWFVSPNEPHNKMAYFVNAPYQVDKITPQRFEQWQQLGKGISLSLPTLNPYIPDDFTLTKPSHAFKKPEMVVDQPGLRVLYMPSRYFADEPKADVTVAFRNAKTMDSARNQVLFSLTDYLAGIALDQLSYQASVGGLSFSTSPNNGLMFNANGFTQRLPQLLTSLIEGYSSFTPTEDQLAQAKSWYLEQLDAAEKGKAFELAIQPVQMISRVPYSERSERREVLKTLTLKDVLAYRDSLLAEATPELLVVGNMSKQQVDTLASTLKHRLGCTGVEWWHGEDVVVDKKRLANLQRAGSSTDSALAAVYVPTGYDEVAGMAYSSLLGQIIQPWFYSQLRTEEQLGYAVFAFPMSVGRQWGVGFLLQSNSKQPGYLYQRYQDFYPKTEQRLRAMSEADFEQYKQALINELKQRPQTLSEEASRFANDFDRGNFAFDTRQKLIAQVKQLTPAKLADFFHQAVIAPQGLAVLSQVSGSGQDKADYAEQKGWVTYSDASALQHVLPRKVATP from the coding sequence ATGCGCAGACAGTTGGCCCGCCTCACCGGGTTGGTATTATTGGCAATGTGTTGGGCGCCGTTAAGCTGGGCCGCACAGGGATGGCAACCGCTGGCGGAAAAGATCAATAAAAGCGAGCAGGATCCGCGGCATTATCAGGCGATCAAGCTGGCGAACGGCATGACGGTGCTGCTGGTGTCCGACGCCCTGGCGCCGAAATCGCTGGCGGCACTGGCGCTGCCGGTCGGTTCGCTGGAGGATCCGAACAGCCAGCTTGGGCTGGCTCACTATCTGGAACACATGGTGCTGATGGGTTCCAAGCGCTATCCGCAGCCGGAAAATCTGTCGGAATTCCTGAAAAAGCACGGCGGCAGCCACAACGCCAGCACCGCTTCCTACCGCACCGCTTTCTATCTGGAAGTGGAAAACGACGCGCTGGAACCGGCGGTCGATCGCATGGCGGATGCCATTGCGGAACCGCTGCTGGAGCCGGGCAATGCCGATCGTGAACGCAATGCGGTCAATGCCGAACTGACGATGGCGCGTTCGCGCGATGGCATGCGCATGGCGCAGGTCGGGGCGGAAACGCTGAACCCGGCGCACCCGAGCGCGCGCTTCTCCGGCGGCAACCTCGATACCCTGAAGGACAAACCGGGCAGCAAGCTGCACGACGAACTGACCGATTTCTACAAGCGCTATTACTCGGCCAATCTGATGATGGGCGTGCTGTACGGCAACCAGTCGTTGCCGCAGCTGGCGGAAATTGCGGCCAAAACCTTTGGCCGGGTGGCGAATCATGACGCCAGCGTGCCGCCGATCACCGTGCCGGCCGTAACGCCGGAGCAGCAGGGCATCATTATTCACTACGTGCCGGCTCAGCCGCGCAAACAGCTGAAGGTCGAGTTCCGCATCGACAACAACAGCGCGGCATTCCGCAGTAAAACGGATACCTACATCGGCTACCTGATTGGCAACCGCAGTAAAAACACGCTGTCCGACTGGCTGCAGCAGCAGGGCCTGGCGGATGCGATCAACGCCGGCGCCGATCCCATGGTCGACCGCAACGGCGGCGTGTTCTCGATCAGCGTGTCGCTGACCGACAAAGGCCTGGCCAGGCGTGACGACGTGGTAGCCGCCATTTTCAACTACCTGAAAATGCTGCGCAGCGAAGGCATCAAACAAAGCTACTTTGACGAGATCTCGCACGTCCTGAACCTGGATTTCCGCTATCCGTCGATCACGCGCGACATGGATTACATCGAATGGCTGGTGGACACCATGCTGCGCGTGCCGGTCGAGCACACGCTGGACGCACCTTATCTGGCGGATCGCTATGACGCCAAGGCGATCGCCGAGCGTCTTGACGCCATGACGCCGCAAAATGCGCGCGTCTGGTTTGTCAGCCCGAATGAGCCGCACAACAAGATGGCCTACTTCGTCAACGCGCCTTATCAGGTGGATAAAATCACGCCGCAGCGCTTTGAGCAGTGGCAGCAGTTGGGCAAGGGCATTTCCCTGTCGTTGCCGACGCTGAATCCGTATATTCCGGATGATTTTACCCTGACCAAGCCGTCTCACGCGTTCAAGAAGCCGGAAATGGTGGTGGATCAGCCGGGCCTGCGCGTGCTGTACATGCCGAGCCGATACTTTGCCGATGAGCCTAAGGCGGACGTTACCGTCGCCTTCCGCAACGCCAAAACCATGGACTCCGCCCGCAATCAGGTGCTGTTCTCTTTGACCGACTATCTGGCCGGCATTGCGCTCGATCAGCTGAGCTATCAGGCATCGGTAGGCGGTTTAAGCTTCTCCACCTCGCCGAACAACGGCCTGATGTTTAACGCCAACGGTTTTACCCAGCGCCTGCCGCAGCTGCTGACCTCGCTGATTGAAGGCTACTCCAGCTTCACCCCGACCGAAGATCAGCTGGCGCAGGCCAAGTCCTGGTATCTGGAGCAGCTGGATGCGGCCGAGAAGGGCAAGGCGTTTGAACTGGCGATCCAGCCGGTGCAGATGATTTCGCGCGTGCCTTATTCGGAGCGCAGTGAGCGCCGCGAGGTGCTGAAAACCCTGACGCTGAAAGACGTGCTGGCTTACCGCGACAGCCTGCTGGCCGAAGCGACGCCGGAGCTGCTGGTGGTGGGCAACATGAGCAAGCAGCAGGTTGACACCCTGGCCTCGACGCTGAAGCATCGCCTGGGCTGCACCGGCGTTGAGTGGTGGCACGGCGAAGACGTGGTGGTGGACAAAAAACGGCTGGCCAACCTGCAGCGCGCGGGCAGCAGCACCGACTCGGCGCTGGCGGCGGTCTATGTGCCGACCGGCTACGATGAAGTGGCCGGCATGGCCTACAGCTCGCTGCTGGGGCAGATTATCCAGCCGTGGTTCTACAGCCAGCTGCGCACCGAAGAACAGCTGGGCTATGCGGTATTCGCCTTCCCGATGTCGGTAGGCCGCCAGTGGGGCGTAGGCTTCCTGCTGCAGAGCAACAGCAAGCAGCCGGGCTATCTGTACCAGCGCTATCAGGACTTCTACCCGAAAACGGAGCAACGCCTGCGCGCGATGAGCGAGGCGGACTTTGAGCAATACAAACAGGCGCTGATCAACGAACTGAAGCAGCGGCCGCAAACCCTGAGCGAAGAAGCCAGCCGCTTCGCCAACGACTTCGACCGCGGCAATTTCGCCTTTGATACCCGCCAGAAGCTGATCGCGCAGGTCAAGCAGCTGACGCCGGCCAAACTGGCGGACTTCTTCCATCAGGCGGTGATCGCGCCGCAGGGGCTGGCGGTGCTGTCGCAGGTTAGCGGCAGCGGCCAGGACAAGGCGGACTATGCCGAGCAGAAGGGCTGGGTCACTTATTCTGACGCCTCCGCATTGCAGCACGTTCTGCCGCGCAAGGTGGCGACGCCATGA